TCACAAGACAGGGGCCGCAGCGAGTCTCCGGCACGGGCTTTtgtcaaagagaaaagagaacacagacttCGGTTTGGAAAATAAAAGCGTGAACCAGCCATTTTATTCCAAGACCATTCACCGAGTGTTGGAGGGCAGCGGGAATAAATAAGGGGTTGGGGGACAGGGCGGCTCTATGTCTTGCAGCACATcccacactttgatttgtgacagCAGCCGCAGCAGAACACGCAGATGGGGAAGTGGGTGTCTCGCCTCCTTAGCCTCTGGACCACGGGCTGTGGGCAGGAGGGGCGCATGAGCGAGGCCTGGGAGTAGGGAAGgcaaggggtggggggggggctcaGAAGAGGGTTTCACGTGTTCTCACCGTTAAGCCAGCTGCAACTCCAGCTGCGTCCTGGGTCTGGAGGTCTGCAAGCTGTCTTGTCTGTGAAAGCCAAAGAGGTACTGAGGATGGCAGGGCCCAGGTGGAGCCTCAGACTTGCTCCCACCAGCCAGCTTGTCCCCAGGTGGTTAGCATCCCCTGGCTCAGCTGCAATCCTTGGAGTGAACTTGCTTTCTGGCCTCTTCTCATCATCCTACAGGTGTGTCTCCTGCCTCCAATATCCCAGAtctgtctcctcctctctccacagcTGTTAACTCTTCCAGAGCATTCTCCCTGGCCTGGATGCTTGCCCCTTGCCAGCATCTCATCCCTTACAATCCATTCCCCAACACATTATCAGTCAGTTCTCAGCTTTCCCCATTTCAAAAGCCTGCAGGTCTTCCCCTGCGTTTGGAGGAAAATCAGTGTTTGCACGGTAGCCCACAAGACCTGGCACGACCACGGCTTGGTCTCATCTCCAAGTACCATCTCCTTCACTCACCAAGCCCTCCGATCCTCAAGTCCACCACACCTGCCCCGACCTCCGTCTTGGCTTGCGGTCCCCTTCTCTTATCCTCCAAGTCATAGGTCAAGTAACATTTCCTCACAAAACAGCCCTTGATTCCATCTAAAGCAGTCCCCCCCTCCGCTAACTCATCATTACTCTACCACCATCTTTTAGTTATTCATGAAGAGCACTCACTAAACACAAGAGTTTACTTTTTTTAAGTTCACCGACTGATTCCCCGACCATGACGTAAGCTCCATGAGAATATCTCCTCTCATCTCCTTTGTTCACTGCTTGATCTCTACTGTCTAGAATAGGATCTAACACAGAGCGGGCACTCAGTAAATCACTGTGGAATTAGACTGGGGTCCCTTGGTTGCTGCCACTCAGTACCCCATCTCTGCCCTTGAAGCAGCTGCCCGTCCCCCTTGCCTTGCCCAGTCCTGAGCTTGGCCCTGTGCTGGGGTCTCCGGCTGCCCTCAGCAGTCCCCTCCCAGGGGCCTGGCTTTCCCTTCTGATTCCAGCTGCCCAGCCAGTCCCCGGCCCAGGGGGTTCTCACCTGGTGCGGGAGAACGGAGCCACTGGTCAGGCTGGccaggaggagcagcaggaggcaggCAGCCCGGATCTGCATGTTCAGTGCCATTTTGCCGTCTGTCTGGCTGCCCAGCTGTCAGGTGGATGACTGGCTCTGCCGTCTGGGGACCCAGTTACAGTTGCTTTTATGGGACCTCCTGGCGGGGCGGGGATGCTAAGCCCCCTCCCCTTTGGCCCCACTCATTTCCAAGAAGGTGGTGGCGCCGAAAAGGCGGGAGAGATAAGCGGGAACCGAGTAGCAGGGAACAGGGTTGTGTCACCAGCAGAGGTGTGTCCAGGAGGTGGGGCAGCCGCGGCCACAGACACATGCCTCTGGCCAGCCACCTGGGAAACACTTTCCCCAACATGACATCACCCTGttgatctcagaaaaaaattcccttttgACCCAGGAGCTGAACTGGTCACTAAGCAGGAGCAAGGTGTCCTCCTCCCCTAACTTCCCAGAGGATGGCTGTCGCCTGCCAGGTCCCTGGGGGGTTCACTTCTGGGAAGGGACACTGTGACGGCCACGTGCAGGAGAGTGTGTCTGCAGGAGCCCCCAGCATGCATGTGGGGTTTTTCCAAGTGTCAGAACCTTAAGTTTTGGTCCTGGTGTCTGGGAAATGTTCTTGTGAACTTTTGGCCAAAAAGATGGCAGTGACAGTGACAGCTACCATCTGACAACTGCACCTTAGAGCCAAGCAGATGTAGTGACTCACTTCTGTGTTAACTCAGCCCGTGGGACCCTCCTCTGAGCAGCTCCCGCCTGCCCCAGTCCCGGCTCTGCTCTGTATTCAGGGGCCCTAGATGCCTTCTCAGCTGCTGACCCCTGGCTGCCCAGCTTCCCAGACCCTGCCCCTGAGACAGAAGCCCACTCTGCCCACCTGAGACTGATTCCCTTCACTTTACAGGAGAGGAACTAAAGGCAAAGACGAGGGCTCTGCCCAATCTTGCCCggtcagaggcagagctgggcttccAGCCTGACCGGGGCCTGTGCCTTTCTCAACaggctctcctgcctccctgaaaACATAGGAGGGCACAGGGGTCTGCTGGATCTGGCTCATACTGGCTCCACAAGTAGACTGTGCGTGTCTCACGCCAGCTTCAGTCAGGGGCACTATGCAGGTACCTGGAACCAGCAGCGAAGGGGGTACAGGAGTACTTACACTGCAGACATCAGCGAACACTACAAACCAGGCTTTTCTTCAGAGAGCCAGTCCCCTGCACTCCACTGGAAGGGGAACTAACTGTGGCAGCCTTACCCCTACCTATGACCAAACCACCTTAGGGTGCACATGGCCTGGAACGGCAAACCTTGACTCCAGAGACGAGCCCTTGGCCattttccctctcccactcactcCAGGGCCATCTGGTGTCAACCCTACCACCAGAGCCTGGGTACGGGGCTGCCAAGGGATGAACATTCTTCCCAGCCCTGAATTCCTGCCAGGGCCCGCTGGAGCAGCACAGAAACAGGGGGCCTCCAGAAAGTAACgctgctccctgccacatgcCTCCCCATTTACTCCACCTTAGGGTCCCCCTGCTGCACACACCCTCACTCGCAAGACAGGCTCAGAGAACagccaggaaaaggagaaagggctctgggagagaaggaagggaccaGCGGGGGGCATCTGGGGTGGGCGCAGCGGGCCGAGCCCAGCAAGGTGATCAGACTCGGCAGGCCTAGGTTCTTGGAGTGGCTGGAGTTGCACACAGGTTGAGGTTGAGTCTGGTGAGGGGCCGCACACTCACCCCCGGGGGCCAGAGCAGCATCCCCCAGCACCGCTAGGCATCACTGCATCTTGGCTCAGGCCAGGTTTCATCATCAGCCAGGGGCAGGGGTCACAGCACAGGCGCCAGAGCTACAGCGCAAGGCGACAGGCTGACGGGCCAAGCCTGGCTTCCTGGCCATCTGccctccctgggggtggggggctcaagGCCAGGCCCCACCATTGGctggtgaggaggggagggcgtCGGCCTGGAGGGGCAAGGCCAAGAGCCAGTCTTGTTTTTTTATGAACTGGTGACATGGGAGACCCCAGCCTCTCCTCCAAAAACATGGGACGTGTCCTTGACcccagctccccctgcccccacgcCATACATGCACACCTGGGGCCTCAAACAGGCTCCTCATTCCTTAATTTCACCATCCATATCATCAACAGATTGGGTAACAGGCAGTACAGGATGGCAGGGACTGGAACACCAACACAGCAGCTGAGGCCCTATCCTCAGGAGCTCTGCACCGGCCCCAGACCCCCTCCCCATACCCGAGATGGacagatacacagacagacaAGGCGGGGCCACATGGGGCCAGTTTATTGCAGTTAaatacctctctctctctattttttttttgtccatttctccataaagaaaattaaaacacactcacacacccaaAGGGGAGCAGGGTTCCAGAAACAAGAGGTGGGGTGGGACATGGCCTCCCTGCTTAGGTCCAGGCCCCGGGGACCCCCATAGGCTCCCCTCCTTCCCGTAAGCACCCTGTCTCAGTACCTCTAGAGACCAAGGAGGCAGAGGCATATGGCAGGGCCTCTGTCCTCCTCCCTCTTGCCTCCGGGCGAGACCAGTAGAAGTGCCGGGGCTTCGTGGGGGCCGCcagaagggagacagacagacgggGGAGGAGGGTCATCCTTTCCAAGTTGAGGAGAGCGGTGGGCGCTTATCCACAGAAATGCATGATTTCTCTCCGTTTTTTGTTAAAAATCTACTATAAAAAAAcgcagctgggggaggggcgtcTGTCCCTCTCTGTGctaagggctggggaaggggacagCGGAGGCCGGAGCCCCCGCCGCACGGTGGGGTGGGCGTCACTGCCGCGCGCTCTCGCCCACCATCTCCAGGTTGTGCTGCTGCAGCTGGGCGCGGAGCACGGCGTTCTCGTTCTTCAGCTCCTCGATCTGTGACATGACAGGGGACAAGCAGCCCGGGGCTGGCTCCCTGCGTCCTGGGGTTCCTGCCCCCCGACAGCCCGCGGCCTGGGCCTCACCTGCTGCCTCAGGAGCTCGTTGTCCATCTGCAGCCGCTCGGCCTCCTTAAAGGTCTCCTGCATGCGCTGGTTGGTCTGGCGCAGCTCCCGGATGTAGTCGCAGGCCTTGGACAGGATCCCGCCTTTACTCTGCGGGGTGGGCACCCGTCAGCCGGCGCCGCCCGGCCTCAGCCCACCGGCTCAGCCCAGGACGGGCCGCCCGGGGCTCTGCGGGCCAGCCGCAGCCCCGAGGGCAGAGGGGCCAGAGGACACTCACCGCTCCCGTCTTGCTATTATCCGCATTACAATCTGGAATGATTTTTGAAAGCTGGACGATCCAGTTGTTGATCTTGTCTCTTCGCCTCCGCTCCACTGCGGGAATGACAGCAAGAACAAGGCTGTGCTCACAGGGCCTCCTCTGCGCCGAGGCCATTTACCCCCAAGGCACATGCCAGGAGACCCAAGGCCACCGAGGCCCAGCGCGGGCCCAGGCTCACCATGAGCCAGCACGGGGccgggatctgaacccaggcagcctcctGGGAGGAACAAAGAAACTCTCGCCATCAAGGGCCACAGGCACCTGAAGGGCAGAACCAatggctgggggctgtggggaTCGTTGTTTCCCTGCCCCGtaggttttaaaaaattggagCCAACATTTAGAATTCCACATAACAATTGgcctcttctgagaaatggaggTGTGACTACGGTGGGCACATATTCTTGGGAGGCAAGAACAGGCCAGAGCCCCTGTACACAGGACCCAGCGCCCCTCTCCAGTCCCCATGGCCCCTGCGTCTGATTCTCCACAATCCTCGGGTCTCCCTGGTGTTCTGGGGCCCATGATCCTGTCTTCCTCTTCACCCTGAAAATGACAGTCTGAACACGCCTCACATCTACTTAAAATCCTTCTCCAGGGCCCCAGCAGCAATCTCAGCAACCCAGGCTGGCCCTGGACCACCCAGGAACATGAACCCTATCCTGAAGGGCAGGTTTGCAAACTAGTGGTAGGTTTTACTTAAACAGTCCAGAtttgtggttttatttcataaaatgccACCATCTCACTATGTCTGCTGAGTCAAGTGGCAGCTGCCCCCTTCAGACAGGGCTCATGTGTCTTCACTCTGGCTCCTTACCAGGCCCACGTCACGACCTGTGACAGCAGCCTGCCGTCTGCCCACATTGCAGGCCAAGACCCCTGTTTGGCTCCCTGAGCAAAGCCCTTCCTTACCCACTCTGCCCAGCAACAGGTCCTGCTGAGGACACACAAGTCCCCACCCCACCAATCCCCAACTCCCCTGCCAGGACGGCCCACGAACAAATGAAGGCAGTGTTTGTGGAGGAGGGGGGACGGGGCTGATAAGTGGGATCTGGAAGGAAGAGCGAGAGGGCATTTTCTTGGGGTTGGGTGAGGGTCTAGTAGAGGAAGACAAAGGTGGGGTGGGCCAGAAGCACGTCCCTtactcctcatctcttctgaggcCAGCACTGCCACACAACCCAGCTGTTCCCTCAAAGAACATGCCTGGCCTCTCACAGGCAAATCCAACTGTCCTGTCCTCTCCTGCTGCTCGGTCCTGTCCATTCGGTGCTGGCCAGTCCTTCCCCACCTCCAAGTGTCACTCACTTTGGCCTAGGTGACAATACTCTCCCACACAgaccctccttctccctctcttttttccaCCGAAACCTCCCCCAGACCACGGTCAGAACGGTGCCCAGGCTGGAGCTTCACCTGATCCTGGCCCTAGGGTCAGCCAGTGCACAGGACCTGGGCCCCATTATTTGTGCTGAGTGAACCTTCCTGGCGGGGACAGCCACGCCCTACAGTCCCCGGGAACTCCGTGGCCCaaagcagcagcagagctgagtcTAGCCGGGGCCTGGCAGCACTGCCACCACGTAGCCGGCAGCATGTTTGGGTCTAAGGTTCCAACCGAGGATCTCGACGGGCAGATGGTGCCTCAGCCTGTCTCTACCTTTATGCAGTCCGGCATCCCCGGGCCCGGGCACCAGGCTGCAGCTCTACCCCACGCACTCACTTCAGGCCAccggggcggggttgggggggaggcGTGGCACATCTTCCTCAGTTcccatttccttctttaaaatggACTGCCCACCCTGCTGTGCGCAGGGCACTCCACGAGGCCGGAGTCCACGGTGGACTCAACCTCTGTCCTGCTGGCACTCACAGCACCACCAGGAAATGCACGTGAACAGGAGACACTGACACCACAGGATTACGTGTTATAACCAAAGGCTGTACTGAGTGCCTGGGCAATGCCAGGGTGGAGCAACGCCAAGAGTGAGAGTGAGAGTGGTGGGGTGTTTCTGCAAAGAAAGGCTTAGAAAGGAGACATTTGGGCTGGTTTCTGAGAGGAGGGACATAAGGTAGACAGGTGTCAAAAAGCCGAGAAATGGGGggtaagggtatagctcagtggaggtcctgggttcaatccccaaggcctccattaaaaacaaacaaacaaaaaacaaaaccagaaacagtGACACGGGAATACTTTGGTCAGTGGGGGAGTGGGGCAGGGTGGCAGGAAAAGGTTGTAAAAACCAGTTGTGAAGGACCTGAATGTCCCACCAGCAGGTCTGGACCTCATCTTCTCTTCCCCAGGGGTCTAGGCCCTCGAGTCTAGGGCCTTTTCATCCCTCTGTGGTGATGCAGTCAGGCCTGCAGCTTGGGCAGACTACTCTGGCACAACTGAAATGGAGGAGGATCAGTTAAAACCCAGGCCATGTCCGTTCCACAGAGTGCTTCAGTCATATTCACAGAATATTCAAAACATAACTTAGAAGGAAAATCTGCAGACTGatgggagaaacagacaaattcaCAAACAGAGCTGGAAACATCAACTCCCCTTCTCAGTAATGGGCAGGACAAGGAGACAAAAAAATCAGGATTGAAACCTGAACACTGTCAAGCAATTTGACCTAGTTATCGCTGAGGGAACACTCCACACACAAGAGCAGATATCCACGCTTCTCAAGTGCACACAAAAACTTTTACTAAAATAGACCACGTCTGGGGCCATAAAATAAGTCTCGATAAATTTCAAAGAACTGAAATTATATCCATAGGGTATGTTCTCCAATCACAACGAAACGAGATTAAAGTCATTAACAAAAAGACACTCAGAAAATCCAGaagtatttataaattaaacacaCTCCTAAATAACCCAAGTCAAAGAAGAATTAGGAGAAAAGCTAGATgttttgaactgaatgataatgaaacACAATATATATCCAGACGGGACGTAGCTAAAGCCGTGTTAGATTGCAATCTGCAACAGTAAAGGGATGtactgagaaaagagaaaagcttgAAGTAATCCTTAAAAGTGGGCGGGGGAACCCCAGCAAATTTAACTCAAATTAAATAGGAGTAAATGAGTAAGAGTGAAAACcaattaaatagaaaaagtaaTTCAAAAATCAGATTTCTCATCAAGTTCTGGATCTCTGGCTTCTCAGAGGTTCTGGCAGCAGTGGCTGGTGCTGGGAGGCCGCCCGTCAGGTGGGACACACAGGCCCCAGTTCACCATGGGCCATCCACCCATTTCCGGCCACACCAAGTGTACTTAGTCCCTCAGGGCCCCACAGGACTTCGCAGCCCAGAGATGGGCTCCTGTGGTACCAAGAAATGTGGGAAAGAGGGAATACAGGAGAAAGAGCAGATCTGAGGTCCATTCCACCTCAGCACAGCCTCTCAGGACTTGCGGACgtgagggaagagggcagagctggAGGTGGCCGGGCTCTCTGGACCGGCTGGGTAATCGTGACATGGGCAACTTCTGCTGCTCTGGAAGAACCAATGCTGCACAGGAGCCTCTGGGAGGACGGGGGACAGGTTCTGTTTTGGACAAGTTGGGTTCAAGGTGTTTCAAGGACATTCAGAAATGGAGATTCTGAAAGGGCACTTCAACATGCGGGCCCAGAGCTCCAGAGAGACGGCGCTCCACAGAGACAGCTCTGTGCACTGTCAATATGCAGGGTGCGGGGGAGGCCCTGGGAGGACACTGAGGAGCAGGTGTCCTTCTTGGAGGGCCTTTTTGGAGTCACATACTTTTCTGGAGAAAGCTCGCAGACTCTCTCCTGGGAGAACTGATGAACACTGACAACTGGGGACAGGGTCTTGGGGACAGTGACCAAACCTGGGCCTAATGTTTCACTCTCCCGAGGTCACTGGAAGGAGGTGCCGGGCCGTAAGAACCACCAACAGCCAAAGCAGTTTCTAAGCTCACCTGCTGTGAAGAGTCACCTGGGGAACTGGCTGAGACAGAGACTCCCAGGCTTCCCTCTGACCTGCCCATTCAGCGATTCGTGGGGACAGTCTGCAGATCATGATTGTTAACAAGTTTCCCAGAGTGACTGGGGACCCCTCCTCTGAGGAAGGAGAAGCAAGGAGCGTAGGAGAACCAGACAGGTAGAGCAGAAAGGAACATTCCCGAAAGGAGAGAACAGGCAGGGTCAGATGCCTGGAGCGCAGACAAGAAAGGAAGCCAGTGAATTTGGCAATGAGGTTGTCGCAGGTGACCTTAAATGGAGCCGTTTTGGTAGAGAAACCAGACTGCCCAGGGTACATGGGggatggcgggggggggggtggttgtCAAACACTCCGCAGGTTTGGAGAGGGGGCAGGCTGCACCTGGAGGGCAAGGGCAAGGTTATGACCAAGACTGACTTATAGCATGAGAAAGATTCAAGACTGTTTGGAAGTGGATTAATCCTCTGAGAGGCCAAGAGTGAGAGTGGGGAGAAGGGTGGCCGGATGGTACCCCCAGAGCTGTTTGCTACAGTCTTACCAGGAGGCACACAGGAGGCGCTTTGAGACTGAGCTGGGGGGTTCAGTCTCAAAGCGCTGCACCCTTGCTATGAGCCTCTGGGGTAGCTGCGCTAACTCATTCTTACAGGAGACTATGAACAGGCAGAGAGAGTAAGAACCAGCCTAAGGTCACACAAGCAGTCAGCAGCAGAACCAAGACTGCCCGGGTAGCCGGtcggaggcccctcaaacctgcCACACCCAAAACCAAGCTCCAACTCACCCCTTCCCTTTAAACAGACCTGACCCAGTCATGAAACCCTGATTCAGAAAACCTTGATTGTTCAGCCTTAGAATCTTCTCCCTACCCGCCCCCAAGTCCTTTTCCCGTCCTGTCTGAGGTTCACGTCTGCAGTCACCGCCCATTTTCCTAGACTCTGGTATCCCATCACCCTTACCACCCAGCCTCCATACACAAATTTTCTGCTGGCTTCCCTTCAAACTAGAATAAAGATCCCAGAGGAGGGGTGACCTCAGGAAAGCCTCTGACAAGGCCCCATGTGGTCTGGCCCTGGCCAGTCCTCCCACAACCCCGCcaacttcctctttcctttcctgaaTTCTGCTTGTCTCCAAACACAACAACCAAGTGTGTGCCGGCTCAGGCCTGGGTGTTGACACTCGCTGCTCCCTCTACCTGGGACTCCTCCTCAGGAACGTGGTTGGCCCACTCAGGCCTCAAGTGTCACTTCTAGAAAAGCCTAGAGATCACACTGCTGCCATAACCCTGCACCTCCTTTCCTGGCCTTATGTTCCTTTAAGTGATTTATGACTTTCACTACCTGATGTTACTTTGTAGCTTTGTGTAgtttctgtctctcccactggaGTGAACGTCCTGGGAGGGCCAAGCTGTCATCTGTTCTGTTATCTGCTGTATCCGAGGCCTACCACAGGGGCTGGCACATAGTATGTAACGTATCTGCTGGGTGAACACTTAAGTTCACCGAGCAGCTGAACACAGCTGCGTGAGCCCAGCCCCAATCAAACATCTTCTGGACTCTCAGGGCCTTGCCCTGACATTCAAGGCCCTCCTTGACCCTCCCAGCTCTCTCCTCCCAAGCATTTCACATGGAACCTCTGCCATAAGCAAACCAGCACCCCCAAAGCAGCCTCACTCCACCCTGCCTTCCTGCGCTTCCCTCTGCCAGACAGGCACTCCCAAAGGccacctccctggagaaatgTCACCTGACCCCAAGTCACTGTTCTGTCAGACACCAGCCTGAACTACTCTGAGCTTCGGTGACACTCCAGACCCGGCCCCAGACCTGACACAGGACATGTGCTGTCCAGCCTAGACTCCACCTTCAGGAAATATCTGCTGAGTGACATGTGTGGGTAGAAGTGTCCCCTGGACTGGTGAGTGGCTACGTCCACTGCAGTGGCTGCTGATGGGGTTGGGGACGGGGGCACCGTATGGAGAGCCAAAGTGACCTGAGGGTGGGATTTGGTAAACATCAACTGAGAAGGACAGGATGCTCCAGCCTCAGCCAGCGGCACAGCTTCCTGCAGTTTCGTCTTCCGCCGTGCCCGCTCTTAGAGCAGAGCCATTTTCGGAAGCCAGGCTGGCAGGGCAATGAAGGACTTGAGCAAAAGAGCTGTCACGTAggaaggcaggtccaggagagtcaGATAAACCCAGCGTTTCAAGAGGAGCAGAAAAGCCATACGTGAATGTGAAGCTTGCCATTTAAAACACTGGTGGTTAACTCAAAGTCACTAGCCACGATGACAAACCACTGCAGCTGGTACCTCCTGCCTACCTGCTCCTGACAATGAACTTCTCCTCCCTGTTTCCACCTTCCCAGCCTTCAACAAACACTCCTTGCAGCATACCCGCTGACCTATGACTTCCAGCACCAGGCACGGCCGTGCCTGTGAGGCCCAGGTGCTCCATCCTGACCTTACCTTCATTGTGCTGAGCTCTCCTCCTCTCATCCCGTGGCGTTCTCGTTCCATCGATTTTCCtagaaaaggatggaaaaaatggGCTCGAGTCATCTCAGGGCCGTTTGTCCCAATGTTTTTTAAGGAGTCAGACTTAGAAATTATCTATGCAAAATAAATCCacatggagagagaaaaaggatatCTTATTTACTTAAACTAGGGAAGCAGAAACTGACCACAAAATACACCAACTGCCTGCTGTGTGCTCAACTGCCTAGCTCCCATTCCAGAAGACCTTCCCTTTCTGGGGCCCCCGCACCAGGCTCTCCCAGTGTCCCCTACTCCTGGGGCCAGGTCTCCTGTACATACGGGGAGTAGGGGTGCGTCCGGGGTGCAATTGTCCTCTGCGTTCCTGTCTGAAGCACGTCCTGGGGCGTCATCATGACATAGAACTGGCCTGCAGGGAAAGCGGGGATTAGTGCTACAAATGGGGACAGAGTCAGAACTGGCTGGGGGCTTCCCTCCCTGCTAGGCCTGTTGCCTCCCCTGCCTTCCGCCCTGGCCCCTTCCTTCCTTTACCTCCGGCCTGCAAGCTCTGGTCTGTGGTCTGTACGGACACAGCCGTGGTATCTCCCACACTGGACGCTGGGAAATAGGCAAATCGTGCCTCCCCACTGACAGCCTCAGCTGCCGGGCTGCCACCATTGCTGAAGGGATTTTGGATTACAGCCTAAGGGGTAGGAGGACACAGAGGCCACCCTTAGCCATCTTTGTTCCCCAACCCATCCTCTAGTTGCTGTGTTTGATGTTTATCATATTCTCTACAGAGGGTAGGGAACTCCTCTGTGTGTGCCACTCTTCCGTGTCTCACAGCCCTGATACTTGGCAGGTACTCAGCAATCACTTGGTGAACTGACCCACTTTTAACTCTAAAAGGCTTTCCTGTTAccatgatccccattttacagaaaaagagaaaaaatatgctcCAAAAGTCTTGCCCAAAGtttcactgtgcaaaacaggGATTTGACCAGAAGACCTGAAGGCAGCATCTGTGTCCCCCCCGCCCTACCCCTTGGGGCTCCCCCAAAACAGAGTCAGTGTCCCTTCTCCATCCCCCCAGGGGTTGCTGGAAACCTACCAGTGGGAAGGGCGCTGCGGGACCTGGGGGCACAGAGGCAGCAGCGGGGCCGGGGCGCTGGGTGGCGCCATCCACACCCACCTGGGTCACAGCCTGCTGCCCCCCCGCGAAGGCAGCCGTAGACACGACGCTGACGGCGCCTGCTGTGTCGCCCTGGCCGTCCAGCTGACCATCAGTCACCTGGACTACGCGGTATGTCACCTGCAGGGGGCGGCAGAGCAGCGAGACCCGCGCTGGGGTCCGGGCAGGGGCCAGGTCCGAGCCCCTCCCAGCCCGCCCGCTCAGCCCTGGGCTCAATCTTCCACTTCCCCGCCGGGGCCCGGGCCCGCAGCCTCACCTGTCCTCCATTATTCTCTGTGCGGAATTGGTACTGGATGTTGTGGTCACCGAACGCCGCCTGCTGGACGCTGGCGATGGCCACCGCCGTCTGCTCCTCCGCCCCAGGGCCGTCCCCGCCTGCGGTCGGAGGAGGGTAGGGGGGATGGTCAGAGGTGGCGCGGGCCGGGGCGCCCCCAGTGCCCACCTCGGGCGCAGGCCGCGGCCCCGGTGGACCCCGCGAGCACTCACCTTCCTGCAGCTCGACACCCTCCTCTGCCTCGGGTCCCTTATCGTGACTGCGGGGAGGACGGGAAGAAGAGGGGGTCAGGGCCAACCGCTCCCCCGCCCCCCTGCCCAGGTGCAGGACTCCCATGCCGCCCGGCCCAGTCTGGGGCTGGGGCTCCGCGGGGACCAGGGGCCAGGGGTATTTCGCGCGGGTCCCCCCTCCCTCGCGGCCTCCATTTTGAGCTGGGCCCGGCGGCCGCTGGGGATCATGGCGGCCCGGCCGCTCGGCCAAAGGGCCGGGGCAGGGCGCGCGGGGGCACGGACCGGCCGGGCGTCCTTACCTGGAGGCTGCAGCAGCGGTGGCCGAGGCAGCGGGATCCAGACCCGGGTCCAGCATGTCcatgggggggtgggggcggggggggcgccGGGcccgggggggaggggaggggaggggagggagggaggggagggggcgggcggccGGGGGGGCCCCGAGCCCGGCGCTCACGCCGCGCGGCAGGAGGGGACGGAGGAGACACGGGAGCCGCTCGCGCTGATCACGGGGACAAACAGTGGGGTCATGTGAGGAGGagatgccgccgccgccgccgccgctgctcctgcagccgccgccgccgcctccgctcGCTCGCCCGCGGGCCGGCTCCG
This genomic interval from Vicugna pacos chromosome 9, VicPac4, whole genome shotgun sequence contains the following:
- the HAMP gene encoding hepcidin, whose protein sequence is MALNMQIRAACLLLLLLASLTSGSVLPHQTRQLADLQTQDAAGVAAGLTPVVQRLRRRDTHFPICVFCCGCCHKSKCGMCCKT
- the USF2 gene encoding upstream stimulatory factor 2, with amino-acid sequence MDMLDPGLDPAASATAAAASSHDKGPEAEEGVELQEGGDGPGAEEQTAVAIASVQQAAFGDHNIQYQFRTENNGGQVTYRVVQVTDGQLDGQGDTAGAVSVVSTAAFAGGQQAVTQVGVDGATQRPGPAAASVPPGPAAPFPLAVIQNPFSNGGSPAAEAVSGEARFAYFPASSVGDTTAVSVQTTDQSLQAGGQFYVMMTPQDVLQTGTQRTIAPRTHPYSPKIDGTRTPRDERRRAQHNEVERRRRDKINNWIVQLSKIIPDCNADNSKTGASKGGILSKACDYIRELRQTNQRMQETFKEAERLQMDNELLRQQIEELKNENAVLRAQLQQHNLEMVGESARQ